AGGGCCTTGGGCAAACTCCTCTCCTCTACCTGGAAGGGTGAGCCAGCCCCTGCCTGGTCCCTTTACAGGTGGTGGCCAACCTGTCTGCCTGTGACCACGTTGACTCTGAGGCCCTGGTGGGCTGCCTGCGGGGCAAGAGTAAAGAGGAGATTCTTGCAATTAACAAGGTTGGTCTAAATGGATGTGGGTGTAGAGGAAGGGGTGCAATAGGCATGGGGCTGGCAGGCCTGCACGGCCCTCATATTCCCTGGGCACATTACCTCATCTGCATGCCTGGGTGTCATAGCCCTGGGTGGGGACTGAAGTTTGGTGCATGCCTGAGCCAGGCATTGACCTCCTGGGGTGGATATGAGCATCCGGGGATGAACCGGGAAGGAGTGGAAGGTGATCAGATGGCATCAGAAGATGTCTGGGACCTGATCTTGTTACCTGACCTTGCATTTCCCCTCAGCCTTTCAACATGATGATCCCCGGAGTGGTGGATGGGATCTTCCTGCCCAGGCACCCCCAGGAGCTGCTGGCCTCTGCCGACTTTCAACCTGTTCCCAGCATCATCGGTGTCAACAACGATGAATTCGGCTGGATCATCCCCATTGTGAGGCCCAACCCAAGTCCTCAAGTGCCTGGGGAGCCCATCTGGTAGTGGGTGGTGTTCAGGGCTTCAGAGCTCCAGGCTTATTCCATCCCCAGCTACTGACTCTCTCCCGGCCTCCTAGGTCTCAAGTATCTATGACACCCAGAAGGAAATGGACAGAGAGGCCTCCCAGGCTGTTCTGCAGGAAATGTTAAGGCTAATGGTAAGGTTCCTGGGGTCCCTCGTCAATGGAGACGGGCTCCTCTCCTGTCCTGAGACAGAGGAAATTCAACCCCCAGATACCCTGCCTATGTAGTGACCCCCATGAGCAAaggcccaggtgtgtgtgtgcttggGGGTGGGATCACCTCAGAGCCTCGCCTTTGCTCTCCCTTCCTGTTCCATCTCATGGTCCATCTCCCCAAGCCTGAGgccacctcctccctgcccctggcAACCAGACTAACCTGCCTCTTCCTGATCCACCTGGGGTAGATGTTGCCTCCTACATTTGGTGACCTGCTGATGGAGGAGTACATTGAGGACAATGGGGATCCCCAGACCCTCGAAGCCCAGTTCCAGGAGATGATGGCGGACTCCATGTTCGTGATCCCTGCCCTCCAAGTAGCACATTTTCAGTGTGAGTATATTTGGACCTAAGGCCTGGCTGGCAGGGTAGAGCTCAGGGCTGTAGGTTCCAGGTGAGACCTGTTGCTTTCCAGGTCCCCACTTATTTTTATTGGGCCCCTGAGACACTTGACGTCCGTCATTGCAGTAAATCCTCACGGGTAGCCCAAGAGACAGACatttccccatttcacagatgaggaaattgaagttaGGGACcttcagtgacttgcccaggatGACACAGCTAAGAAGTCCGAGGCCATGATTTATCCCGAGTCTCTTCCTCTGCTCCTTCCCCAGCCTGGGGCTCCACACCCCACTGTCCAGATTCCAGCCAGCTTTGGACCTAGGTGTCTTATCACCATGGGTGAGGCAAGAAGTCTTCAGGGGAGGGGCCACCGTGTCATGGGCTGTCCACCCCACAGGTTCCCGGGCCCCTGTGTACTTCTACGAGTTCCAGCATCAGCCCAGCTGGGTCAAGAACATTAGGCCGCCACATGTGAAGGCAGACCACGGTGATgaacttccttttgtttttggaaCTTTCTTCTGGGGCAACTACGGTGAGTCTTCTTCCTTTCCCGGGAGGTGGGCTGGGACCCTGGCTGGGTCCCTGAAGGGTGATTGATTGTCCCCACTgcccagataaggaaactgaggctcagagagaggatGAGATCAGGTGTCCAAGGTTTTGCAGCTCCAAAGGCTGTGCCAGAATTAGAACTAACTACTCTTCAGACTGTGGCCTGTGCTCCCTCCGCCTCTCCCCACCCTTGGGTGTCTTGCCTGGTGCAGAACAGGTGTTTCACGGACATGTTTGTTTCTTCAGTGACTCccagagacagaaggaaaaagGGGCCTTCAGGGCCAGGAAGGAGCCCAGGATGGAGTCAGCCAGAGCTTGGACTAAGGGGAAAGTTTGGAAAAGGGGAGGACTGGCTCCTGAGGGCAGTGGGAGAAAAAGCAGAGAAGCGGGACTGGGAACAGAGGGCAAATGGGCCAAGGACAAGCTCcacctgggatgctgaggtgggacaTCCTGACCAAGACACATGTCCCCTTTCTTTTTGCAGTTAAATTCACTGAGGAGGAGGAGTGGCTAAGCAGGAAGATGATGAAGTACTGGGCCAACTTTGCTCGAAACGGGTGAGACAGCACAcccgtgcctcaacctccctgggttAGGGGACTTGTGCCCATCCAGCAATCTCCTAGTCGGGGTGACCTCATGAGCACACCCGCATCCTTCGTCACATGATAGCCCCTTCCCGAGCTCCGGGACCCACTCGGAcagggtgggggtgtgtggggcAGTGGACACGCTCCATCTCTCTGGTCTATCTGGAGGGTGGGCGCCAGTGCTGTGCCACCGTCAGGGCCTCCCTCTCAGAGAGAGGGACACAACAGAGCCGGCCGCCCCACCTCCACTGGTGCTGACACTAGCTGGAGggagtttgttttctgtttctggaagCCTCCCCGctcattccccaagcccacctggCCTGCTTGGCTGCCTTGCTTGACCAGACTCAGGGTGCTCAGGTCTGGGCTCCGGGGGCTCAGAGTGACCCTCATACCGCCCTGCGGGACGGCATGTCTACAGGAACCCCAATGGCGAGGGTCTGCCACACTGGCCGCTGTTCGACCAGGAGGAGCAATACCTGCAGCTGAACCTACAGCCTGCGGTGGGCCGGGCTCTGAAGGCCCACAGGCTCCAGTTCTGGAAGAAGGCGCTGCCCCAAAAGATCCAGGAGCTTGAGGAGCCtgaagagagacacacagagctgTAGCTCCCTgtgccagggaggaggaggtgggctcGCTGACAGGCGAGGGTCAGCCTGCTGTGCCCACACACACCCACTGAGGAGAAAGAAGTTGATTCCTTCATTCActtagccattcattcattcttgcatccatccattcagaaagcatttattaagaacttactcaggcatgatggctcatacctgtaatcccagctattgggaaggccaagatgggaggatggcttgaggccagaggtttgagaccaaccagccagggcaacacagtgagaccccttctcaaaaaaaaaaaaaaaaaaaaaaaaaaaaagagagagagagaaagagagtgtgtgATTGTGATTAGAAGCTACATAGGAAAGTTTTGAGCTTCAAGTCAGTGAGgagtaaaaaagatttttaaaaagcaaagaaaacaaaatataagggGAAAAAACacgagaaaaataaaaagagaataatagatcaggcactgtggctcatgaccgcaatcccagcacttttgggaggtcaaggtggtcagaacacctgaggacaggagtttgagaccagtctggccaacatggtgaaaccccatctctatgaaaagtacaaaaatcagacGGGCTcagtggtggtgcccacctgtgatcccagctactcaggaggcggaggcaggagaatcgcttgaacctgggaggcagaggttgcggtgagctgagattgtgccactgcactccaggctgggcaacgagagcgagactccatttccaaaaaaaaaagagagagagaataggagAAGCTACTGCATGATGTTAGTTACCAAGCCTGCCATGGGTCCTCTCTTGCTAGACACACTCGATAGATCCCCCCACTGAGCTGTGGATGGGCAGACCCCAGTGGAATCCCACCCTCCCCAACACCCCACTGAGCCCCGggccccctcctcccttcctcacccccaccttctccctgccttctctcttctctcctctgagCCCCCAGGCCTTTTCCACTTTGAGGGAGGTGCTTCAAAGAATGTTGCCCGCACCTAAGTGTCAGAAGCCTATGTCCGTTCATCCCTGAGAGgtctgaaaaactaaaaataaattctaaaaaaagCCTCTGTCTGCCTCTCCCCAAGCCCCAAGTGCTCTTACACCTGTGAGTggccaggccgggtgtggtggctcacacctgtaatcccagcattttgggaggccaaggtagggggatcaccaggtcaggagatcgagaccatcctggctaacatggtgaaaccacatctctactaaaagcacaaaaaattagcctggtgcagtggcacatgcctgtagtcccagctactagggagactgaggcaggagaatcccttgaacccgggaggcagaggttgcaatgagatgagattgcgccactgcactcctgcctgggccgcaggacaagactcagtctcaaacaaacaaacagacaaagaaacaacaacaacaacaacaacaaagaaacaaaaaaaatctgtgagtggCCAATAGGAAACCTGGTTACCGGAATTcctagtgtcttagtccattcagttGCTATAGCAAAAATACTACCGAttagaccgggtgcagtggcccacacccatcatcccaacactttgggaggccgaggtgggtggatcacttgaccccaggagtttgagaccagcctggccaacatggtgaaacgctgtctctactaaaaatacaaaaattagccaggctctgTGGTGCACACCTAGagtatcagctacttgggaggctgagacaccagtatcacatgaacccaggaggcagaagttgcagtgagccgagattgcaccactgcactccagtctgggcgacagagagagaccctgcctcaaaaataagtaaataaataaataaacaaataaataaatattactggttaggccgggtgtagtggctcatggctgtaatcccagcactattggaggccgaggtaggcctcctgagcttgagcccaggagttccagaccagcctaggcagcatggagaaatgtcatctctacaaaaaaatacaaaaattatttggatgtggtggcacacatgtaTAGTGtcacttactcaggaggctgaggcgggcgaatcactgagcctgggaggtcaaggccacagtgagtcgtgattgcaccactacactccagcctgggcaacacagcaagaccctgcctcaaaaaaatagtgtttccaataCTGATATAAAACTTAAACAAAATACTACAAGTTAATATGATAAACTGGGTGCCTTATAatgacagaaatgtattgcttacAGTTCTCGAGGCTTGGACATCgaggatcaaggtgccagcagatttggtgtctggcaaGGACTTATTCTCTGGTTAATAGATGGCAacctcaggccaggtgcggtggctcacacctgtaatcccagcactttgggaggccaaggtggggtatcacctgaggacaggagttcaagaccagcctggccaacatagtgaaaccccatctctactaaaatacaaaaattagacgggtgtagtggcaggtgcctgtaatcacagctactcaggaggctaaggtaggagaatcacttgaaaccggcaggcggaggttgcagtgagctgagatcacagcactatactccagcctgggcgacagcatgagacattatctcaaaaataaaaaataaaacaagccacCCACCCAACTATCGATGTCCTGCAGAGGTGCCTCACCCCACTTTTGTCAGAAGCAAGACCGGGCTTGTCCCTAGGCCCCTGAGCCTGGGCCTCCTGCACAGTGGCCAGGAAAGCCAAGCTGCTTCCTCAGTGGCCCATCTCCTGAAGGTTGCTCTTCTTCTCGGTGGTTCTACAGACACTGTAAGGCCCATACTCACAGGATATTAGCACACCTGCTAAGAGATTCCTGTCCGCTGGCTGCCAGGGGCCTCTCCATCCAGGGAAATGTCCTCTCACGTTTCAGAATTTCCCTGCCAACCTTTCAACCCCCTGAGCATCCCCAAATTCACCATGCGTGTCCACATGATTACTTTTCCTACTTACCTCATTGTTGTCCCTAGACTTTTCTCCTTCCCCGCTCTGCAAAAAACCTCATATTTTATCTCAGTGTGCAAAGGTGGCCAATTGTGTTCAATCGGCCTCTTGGTTTCACCAAAGTATATTCTCTCTGTCATTAAGAGGCTATATTTCTGTCCCATAAACCCTAATAATCCCCTTATGCCCCTACTGCTGATCAACTTGCCTCTCAGGGCACCCGTTTTCCATGGGGAAAGTCTCCCTTCTTTCCAGCCAGGGCCCTTAAGCCCAATTACAGAGCCTTTTGAAGTTTGGGGTGAAAGACCAGGACACCCACATTGCCCATTTTGGCCACCAGGTGGCAGACAAGGATAATATTAAGCCTGGAATgacttgaacttgagagaggcAGGAGACTTTCCTTGCAATGAACACTGATTGGTGCATAATGTTCCCCCTACATTCTGAAAGCGTTTGTTGAGCACCAGCTGTATTCATGCCTCTTTATGTTTTTCAGTTCTGCAGATGTACAATATACCTTCCCAAAGTCAGTTCCCAGGATTATTCTTTAGacttaatagttattttttttttaacagctttaggGTGAAATAACTTACAATTAAATTTACCCCCTGCttccccttttttttgagacaaggtctcgtcctgtcacccaggctagaatgcagtagtacaatcacagatcactgcagcctccacctccgggCTTCAGACACTGTAAGGCCCATAGTTACAGGACCATAGTACACTCCCGTTCCCAGACCAGTTGGTCGCCTCTGGCCTGGCAGGGCTCCCAGTGTCTCCAGGACCTCCAGGTGACGCGCCTGCCTCCCCTGCTGCACCATAGGCCTGGGAGTGCCGGGTCCCCATCGCTCGGAGCGGCAGGCGCTCGTGAAATGTTCGTCAAGAGGATAAATGACCATGGCCGTGGTCTCCGCgggaggtgaggaaactgaaagcCACCGAGGCAAAGGGGGGCGCTCCTTAAGAAGTGCCGCGGTCACGTGTACGTTTCAAAAGAAGGACGTGACTGAGTAGGGAGGGGACCGCGGAGACCCTCAGACCCTGGACTGTGAAGGGATGAGGGGCCGTGAAGGGGGACCCAGGAAACTGAGTCCTAAAAGCAAGGAGGAGCTTCCAGAATGAAGGGCGCCGTCACGCCTCCCTGCCTTTGCTCAAGCGGTTCCTTCACCCCGATCAAGTTCCTTCCCATTTCTCCATCTGTGGGGATCCTGAACGtgcacctcctcagagaagccctcCTGGGGTCTCCAATTCTAGTTTATTGCCCCCTCCTATCGATCCCCCAGCGCGCTCATCGGGCCTGTGGACAACGACAGGTTTGAGGAGAGGATTCTTTGGATCGCAGAGGACTACAGAAGCCGCGCAGCCCCTTCCGAGGATGCCAAAGGGGACTGGACAGAAGGGAAGTGGCCGTGCCCGGGCTTGCCTACCACTAGATACCCACCCACCTATGACTGCTCAGTCCCGCTCTCCTACCAGACCCACCTTTCCCCGGCCCAAGCCATGGCACCCCGCCGACTCCCTGCCCAGTCCAAACTCGGAGGCTGGGCAAGGCACTGATCCACGGTTGGACCGACCCGGGGCAGCCTCTGGGTGAACAGCAGCGTGTCCGCCGGCAGCGAACCGAGATAAGCTAGCGGACCATGCGGCTGCACCGACTTCACGTGCGGCTGAGCGCGGTGGCCTCTGGGCTCCTGCTGCTTCTCCTCCAGGGCCACGATGAGGCTCCCGCGGAGGGGTGACAGGGACCGGGCTCAGATCTGCCAAATGCTGCGGAGGCAGAATCTCACAGTGCGGGGAGGGAAGGAGCCTGGGAGGTAGGAGCTGGTGGAGATGACAGCGTggaactcctgagtagctagcaatacaggcatttttaaaaattctgtggccgggcgcggtggctcatgcctgtaatcccagcactttgggaggctgaggcaggcagatcacgaggtcaagagagcgagaccatcctggccaccatggtgaaaccctgtctctactaaaaatacaaaaattagctgggcgtggtggtgtgcacctgtagtcccagctactctggaggctgaggcaggagaattgcttgaacccaggaggtggaggttgcagtgagctgagattgcaccactacactccagcctggcgacagagcaagactccatctcaaaaaaaaaaaaaaaaaattgtagcgatgggatctcattatgttgcccaggctaatctcaaaatcctgggctcaagctatcctcttgcctgagcctcccaaattgctaggattacaggtgtgagccatcacacctgaccctgattttttttaatgggtgTTTAGTGGCATCTCATTGCAATTGGTTCCTTGGACTTTTAGCCTCTGCTTTTGATTCTTTATCTCTCTCTGTGTATCTGTATCTCTCCACATTTACTATATATGTAACATTTCCTCACACACAGAGAAATGTGCTCCCTAGAtgactcttcttttcctttcacttctttttcttgagatagagtctccctttattatccaggctggagtgcagtggcatgatcatggctcactgcagccttgacttcctgggctcaggcaatcctcccacctcagcctcctgagtagctgcaactaaaGGCGTGCAACACCAGCCTagcgatttaaaaaaaaattctgtagagatagggtctcgctatgttacccaggctggtctcaaactcctgagctcaagtgatccttctgcctcagcctcccaaagtgctgggattacaggtgtgagccaccatgcctggccttcatttcacatttttatgaTTCCCTCAGTCATCATCAATGCCAAGACCTCTGAAACATAGCACAGTAAATGGTGGAATCCATGGGCATGTTCACCCCAGTAGTCATGGACAGCAGCCCAGGGATTTGGAAGAAGTTGACCTGTTAATAATGTAAAGGAGCTTTGTCACTGGACTCTGAGCTGGGAGGAGCTGGGGACCTCTTAGCACCCACAGCCCAGGTATTAATTAGGACATGAGAATTAAGGGCAGAGTTAGCATCTAccaaggcaggaggctgggaGGATGGCTGGGGCCACAGTGAGTTGGATGGGAGACATTGAATCAACAACAGGCCATGCTGTTGGGTGGAGGTCAAGAGCAACTTCTAGTGGAGACTGGAAGGAGAGAAACTGGAGACAGCAAAGGTGGATGACTAGCTTTCCTAGACATAAGAACagaagggccaggcgtggtggctcatgcctgtaatcctggcactttgggaggtggagggagaaggattgcttgagcccaggagttcgagaccagcctggacaacatagggagatcccatctctacaaaaaatacaaaaagtaaaatataaccaggcatgatggcacgcatgtacctgtagtcccagctacttgggaggccaaggtgggaggatcacttaaacccaggagatcgaggctgcagtgagccaagatcatgccactatactctaccctgggtgacagagtgagacactgtctccaaaaaaaaacaaaaaagaagaagaagaaagaaagagaggaaggaaggaaggaagtgggggggagggaaagaaagcaagaaagaagaaagagagaaagaaaagaaagagagataaagaaaagagaggaaataaaaagaaaggaagaaagagagagaaaaagaaagaaagaaagaaaagaaagaaagaaaaaagaaagagaaagaaagaagaaagaaagaaagagaaagaaagatgaaggaaggaaggagagaaaacagaagaatggAGCAATAGCTAGAGGGCAAAGTGGGTCAAGGCAGGCTTTGATGGTGGTATTTACACAGAAGCTGTGTTTGCAGCTGATGGGAGGGATGCTGCTACCAAAGAGACAGCCCTGAGGACGTGGGAGGGAACCAGGGTCTAGTGTCCATGGGTAGGTCTCAGAGCTGGGACTAGAGCAAGACAAGCAAGTGTAAAATTTAGAAGGCATTCATTCTCAGGTGCCGACCCTCTACTGGTATGACCCCGGGGGTGAGTGACTCTTTAACTTTTATGCCCTGGGCGCCTTGCTGGCCTGTCTCACCCTAGTCCTGGCCCTGGTTGGCCCATCCACAATGCTAGGAGGGAGGGCAGACCTAGCTGCAGGGAGTTGGGAAACGTGGCCTTGGGAGCAGATGGAGAGCTCTCCTGGCAGCATCTATACCTGAAAATGGAAGGTAAGACTGCGGGCGGAGAAGAGATCCAGGTGCACTGATGTGAGTGTTGAAGGTGGAAAGCATGCCAGAGCCAGGTGCTAAAATCTTCAGGAGATGATCAAGGGGGTGTGGCTGGGGGGTGGCAGGGCTGTGATGGCAACAAGAAGAGGAAGGTGGAATAGGGAAGGACAAAGTCTGGAGGCAGCTCTGGAAAGGAGACCCCACCCCAGGTTGCCGGGGAAGATTCAGGAAGCTGCAATGGTTTTTTATGaatcttttttagagacagagtcttgctatgttgcccaagctggcctcaacctcctgggctgaagcaatcctcctgcctcagcctcatgagtagctgggactacagacttgtgccacaatgcccagctggcACTAGTTATTTTTGGCAGAAGGGAAGTTTCATCCTAAAGCCTGTCTCTTCAGCTCTGGGTGCCAGCTGGGGCCCCAGAAGAGGATCTGGCATCGTGTTTAGGCACAACCCTCACTCTGTCTTTCAGTGGGCCAGCAAATATCTATCCATCCTCCCACCGCCTACTCCCAGCCAGCCATGTTCCtgacactgaggcccagaagtGAGTCCTGCCCTCCCTTGGGGTGGGAGCCTCCTAAGCCAGCAGAGAGACAGATGCCCTGCAGATGACGCCCCGGTCAAGAGCAGGCTTCCATCAGTTCTGGTTCccagcctctcctctcctcaggcTTCCATGAGTTCTGGTTCCaagcccctcctctcctctcctctcccctccctacctctctctctttctttctttctctctctctctttatctacttttctttttctctctttttgtttctttctttttctttctctctctcctttctctcctttctctctctcctttctttcttctctctctctctttctctctttctttgtcttgctCTATAGCctagcctagagtgcagtggcattatcacagctcactgcagtctcgacaacctgggctcaagtgatcctctcacctcagcctcccaagtagctgggaccacaggcatgcaccatcacacctggctaattttttttattttttctagagacgtgtctccctgtgttgcccaggctggtctcaaacgcctgggctcaagcgctcctcctgccccatcctactaaagcactgggattacaggtatgagccaccacacccagtcccaaGCCTCAtgttttcacacacacactcacacacacatgcaaacatgtACCCTCACTTCAATGCTATGAGGTGGGTCCTATTATCatcactgttttattttctttcacattttaacatgagatttggaggggacaaaacatccaaaccatatcaagccctCACCTCAGGCCGGGTTGCCCACTCAGAGTGGCACCCCAGGGTCACTGGCCACCACATCCTAGGGTCAGTGATGTGGTCATCTTGGGATGAACGCACAGGATTTCACGGAGATCACCAAGTCaggagagctggaatttgaaaacAGTGGGACGGGGAGGGCTGTCATATCAACCAGGCCTCTGCAGGGCACTCATCTAGCCCTGCCTCTGGCTCAGCCTGAGCATGGGGCTGGCCACCAGCTAGGTGGCGCTGTCCTTGGAGGTTCTATATCACAGCCCTT
This sequence is a window from Gorilla gorilla gorilla isolate KB3781 chromosome 18, NHGRI_mGorGor1-v2.1_pri, whole genome shotgun sequence. Protein-coding genes within it:
- the LOC101128088 gene encoding cocaine esterase-like isoform X2: MDSEVRNQVNVTIPSVSMSEDCLYLSIYTPAHSHEGSNLPVMVWIHGGGLVFGMASMYDGSMLAALEDVVVVTIQYRLGVLGFFSTGDKHATGNWGYLDQVAALRWVQQNIAHFGGNPDRVTIFGESAGGTSVSSLVVSPISQGLFHGAIMESGVALLPGLIASSADVISTVVANLSACDHVDSEALVGCLRGKSKEEILAINKPFNMMIPGVVDGIFLPRHPQELLASADFQPVPSIIGVNNDEFGWIIPIVSSIYDTQKEMDREASQAVLQEMLRLMMLPPTFGDLLMEEYIEDNGDPQTLEAQFQEMMADSMFVIPALQVAHFQCSRAPVYFYEFQHQPSWVKNIRPPHVKADHGDELPFVFGTFFWGNYVKFTEEEEWLSRKMMKYWANFARNGNPNGEGLPHWPLFDQEEQYLQLNLQPAVGRALKAHRLQFWKKALPQKIQELEEPEERHTEL